In Pseudophryne corroboree isolate aPseCor3 chromosome 7, aPseCor3.hap2, whole genome shotgun sequence, a single window of DNA contains:
- the NR4A2 gene encoding nuclear receptor subfamily 4 group A member 2 isoform X2 produces the protein MPCVQAQYGSSPQGASPATQSYSYHSSGEYSSDFLTPEFVKFSMDLTNTEITATTSLPSFSTFMDNYNSSYDVKPPCLYQMPISGQQSSIKVEDIQMHSYQQHSHLAPQSEEMIPHSGSVYYKPSSPPTSNTPGFPVQHSPMWDDPGSLHSFHQNYVATTHMIDQRKGPMSRLSLFSFKQSPPGTPVSSCQMRFDGHHVSMNPEASGAHHLVDGQTFAVPNPIRKQAAMGFPGLQLGHASQLIDSQVPSPPSRGSPSNEGLCAVCGDNAACQHYGVRTCEGCKGFFKRTVQKNAKYVCLANKNCPVDKRRRNRCQYCRFQKCLAVGMVKEVVRTDSLKGRRGRLPSKPKSPQEPSPPSPPFQANPEFQINGDDTQHIQQFYDLLTGSMEIIRGWAEKIPGFSELHKQDQDLLFESAFLELFVLRLAYRSNPAEGKLIFCNGAVLHRLQCVRGFGEWIDSIVEFSSNLQSMNIDISAFSCIAALAMVTERHGLKEPKRVEELQNKIVNCLKDHVTFNNGGLNRPNYLSKLLGKLPELRTLCTQGLQRIFYLKLEDLVPPPAIIDKLFLDTLPF, from the exons ATGCCCTGTGTTCAGGCTCAGTATGGGTCATCGCCACAAGGAGCCAGCCCAGCTACCCAGAGCTACAGTTACCACTCTTCAGGAGAATACAGCTCCGATTTCTTAACTCCAGAGTTTGTCAAGTTTAGCATGGACCTGACCAACACTGAAATCACTGCAACCACTTCTCTCCCCAGCTTTAGTACCTTTATGGACAACTACAACTCCAGCTACGACGTCAAGCCACCTTGCTTGTACCAAATGCCCATCTCTGGCCAGCAGTCTTCAATAAAAGTTGAAGATATTCAGATGCACAGCTACCAGCAGCACAGTCACCTGGCACCCCAGTCCGAGGAGATGATACCACATTCGGGCTCAGTCTACTACAAACCCTCTTCACCCCCAACTTCTAACACCCCAGGTTTCCCTGTCCAACACAGTCCAATGTGGGATGACCCTGGATCCCTCCACAGCTTCCATCAGAACTATGTTGCTACCACCCACATGATTGATCAGAGGAAAGGTCCTATGTCCAGACTCTCGTTGTTCTCCTTCAAGCAGTCTCCTCCTGGGACACCAGTGTCTAGTTGCCAAATGAGATTCGATGGGCACCATGTATCTATGAACCCTGAGGCGTCAGGAGCCCACCATTTGGTGGATGGTCAGACTTTTGCCGTCCCTAACCCCATCAGAAAACAAGCAGCAATGGGTTTTCCTGGACTCCAACTTGGCCACGCGTCCCAACTCATTGACAGCCAGGTCCCCTCACCCCCTTCCAGAGGTTCCCCATCAAACGAGGGGCTTTGTGCGGTCTGTGGGGACAATGCTGCTTGCCAGCACTATGGAGTTCGTACTTGTGAAGGGTGCAAAGGATTTTTCAAG CGCACGGTCCAGAAAAATGCGAAATATGTTTGTTTAGCAAATAAAAACTGTCCGGTTGACAAACGACGTAGAAATAGGTGTCAGTATTGTCGCTTCCAGAAGTGCCTTGCAGTTGGAATGGTCAAAGAAG TGGTTCGCACTGACAGCTTGAAAGGTCGAAGGGGTCGCTTGCCATCCAAGCCCAAGAGTCCCCAGGAGCCGTCGCCCCCCAGCCCCCCG TTTCAAGCTAACCCAGAGTTCCAGATTAATGGCGATGACACTCAACACATACAGCAGTTTTACGATCTATTGACTGGATCCATGGAGATCATCAGAGGCTGGGCTGAGAAGATCCCAGGGTTTTCTGAGTTGCACAAACAGGATCAAGACCTCCTCTTTGAGTCTGCCTTCCTGGAACTCTTCGTCTTGCGGTTAGCCTACAG GTCTAACCCAGCTGAGGGCAAGCTCATCTTCTGTAATGGGGCGGTCTTGCACAGGTTGCAATGCGTACGTGGCTTCGGGGAATGGATTGACTCTATTGTTGAATTTTCGTCCAATCTGCAAAGTATGAACATTGACATTTCGGCGTTTTCCTGTATTGCTGCTCTGGCCATGGTCACAG AGAGACATGGACTTAAAGAACCAAAGCGAGTAGAGGAACTGCAAAATAAGATTGTAAACTGCCTAAAGGACCATGTTACATTCAATAACGGGGGACTAAATCGCCCAAACTACCTTTCCAAACTTCTAGGAAAACTCCCAGAGCTTCGCACGCTTTGCACGCAAGGCCTccagcgcattttctacctaaaatTGGAGGATTTGGTACCACCACCTGCTATCATTGATAAGCTCTTTTTGGACACATTGCCTTTTTAA
- the NR4A2 gene encoding nuclear receptor subfamily 4 group A member 2 isoform X1, producing the protein MPCVQAQYGSSPQGASPATQSYSYHSSGEYSSDFLTPEFVKFSMDLTNTEITATTSLPSFSTFMDNYNSSYDVKPPCLYQMPISGQQSSIKVEDIQMHSYQQHSHLAPQSEEMIPHSGSVYYKPSSPPTSNTPGFPVQHSPMWDDPGSLHSFHQNYVATTHMIDQRKGPMSRLSLFSFKQSPPGTPVSSCQMRFDGHHVSMNPEASGAHHLVDGQTFAVPNPIRKQAAMGFPGLQLGHASQLIDSQVPSPPSRGSPSNEGLCAVCGDNAACQHYGVRTCEGCKGFFKRTVQKNAKYVCLANKNCPVDKRRRNRCQYCRFQKCLAVGMVKEVVRTDSLKGRRGRLPSKPKSPQEPSPPSPPVSLISALVRAHVDSNPAMSSLDYSRFQANPEFQINGDDTQHIQQFYDLLTGSMEIIRGWAEKIPGFSELHKQDQDLLFESAFLELFVLRLAYRSNPAEGKLIFCNGAVLHRLQCVRGFGEWIDSIVEFSSNLQSMNIDISAFSCIAALAMVTERHGLKEPKRVEELQNKIVNCLKDHVTFNNGGLNRPNYLSKLLGKLPELRTLCTQGLQRIFYLKLEDLVPPPAIIDKLFLDTLPF; encoded by the exons ATGCCCTGTGTTCAGGCTCAGTATGGGTCATCGCCACAAGGAGCCAGCCCAGCTACCCAGAGCTACAGTTACCACTCTTCAGGAGAATACAGCTCCGATTTCTTAACTCCAGAGTTTGTCAAGTTTAGCATGGACCTGACCAACACTGAAATCACTGCAACCACTTCTCTCCCCAGCTTTAGTACCTTTATGGACAACTACAACTCCAGCTACGACGTCAAGCCACCTTGCTTGTACCAAATGCCCATCTCTGGCCAGCAGTCTTCAATAAAAGTTGAAGATATTCAGATGCACAGCTACCAGCAGCACAGTCACCTGGCACCCCAGTCCGAGGAGATGATACCACATTCGGGCTCAGTCTACTACAAACCCTCTTCACCCCCAACTTCTAACACCCCAGGTTTCCCTGTCCAACACAGTCCAATGTGGGATGACCCTGGATCCCTCCACAGCTTCCATCAGAACTATGTTGCTACCACCCACATGATTGATCAGAGGAAAGGTCCTATGTCCAGACTCTCGTTGTTCTCCTTCAAGCAGTCTCCTCCTGGGACACCAGTGTCTAGTTGCCAAATGAGATTCGATGGGCACCATGTATCTATGAACCCTGAGGCGTCAGGAGCCCACCATTTGGTGGATGGTCAGACTTTTGCCGTCCCTAACCCCATCAGAAAACAAGCAGCAATGGGTTTTCCTGGACTCCAACTTGGCCACGCGTCCCAACTCATTGACAGCCAGGTCCCCTCACCCCCTTCCAGAGGTTCCCCATCAAACGAGGGGCTTTGTGCGGTCTGTGGGGACAATGCTGCTTGCCAGCACTATGGAGTTCGTACTTGTGAAGGGTGCAAAGGATTTTTCAAG CGCACGGTCCAGAAAAATGCGAAATATGTTTGTTTAGCAAATAAAAACTGTCCGGTTGACAAACGACGTAGAAATAGGTGTCAGTATTGTCGCTTCCAGAAGTGCCTTGCAGTTGGAATGGTCAAAGAAG TGGTTCGCACTGACAGCTTGAAAGGTCGAAGGGGTCGCTTGCCATCCAAGCCCAAGAGTCCCCAGGAGCCGTCGCCCCCCAGCCCCCCGGTGAGTCTGATCAGTGCCCTAGTGAGAGCCCACGTCGATTCCAACCCGGCAATGAGCAGCCTGGACTATTCCAGG TTTCAAGCTAACCCAGAGTTCCAGATTAATGGCGATGACACTCAACACATACAGCAGTTTTACGATCTATTGACTGGATCCATGGAGATCATCAGAGGCTGGGCTGAGAAGATCCCAGGGTTTTCTGAGTTGCACAAACAGGATCAAGACCTCCTCTTTGAGTCTGCCTTCCTGGAACTCTTCGTCTTGCGGTTAGCCTACAG GTCTAACCCAGCTGAGGGCAAGCTCATCTTCTGTAATGGGGCGGTCTTGCACAGGTTGCAATGCGTACGTGGCTTCGGGGAATGGATTGACTCTATTGTTGAATTTTCGTCCAATCTGCAAAGTATGAACATTGACATTTCGGCGTTTTCCTGTATTGCTGCTCTGGCCATGGTCACAG AGAGACATGGACTTAAAGAACCAAAGCGAGTAGAGGAACTGCAAAATAAGATTGTAAACTGCCTAAAGGACCATGTTACATTCAATAACGGGGGACTAAATCGCCCAAACTACCTTTCCAAACTTCTAGGAAAACTCCCAGAGCTTCGCACGCTTTGCACGCAAGGCCTccagcgcattttctacctaaaatTGGAGGATTTGGTACCACCACCTGCTATCATTGATAAGCTCTTTTTGGACACATTGCCTTTTTAA
- the NR4A2 gene encoding nuclear receptor subfamily 4 group A member 2 isoform X3 has product MDNYNSSYDVKPPCLYQMPISGQQSSIKVEDIQMHSYQQHSHLAPQSEEMIPHSGSVYYKPSSPPTSNTPGFPVQHSPMWDDPGSLHSFHQNYVATTHMIDQRKGPMSRLSLFSFKQSPPGTPVSSCQMRFDGHHVSMNPEASGAHHLVDGQTFAVPNPIRKQAAMGFPGLQLGHASQLIDSQVPSPPSRGSPSNEGLCAVCGDNAACQHYGVRTCEGCKGFFKRTVQKNAKYVCLANKNCPVDKRRRNRCQYCRFQKCLAVGMVKEVVRTDSLKGRRGRLPSKPKSPQEPSPPSPPVSLISALVRAHVDSNPAMSSLDYSRFQANPEFQINGDDTQHIQQFYDLLTGSMEIIRGWAEKIPGFSELHKQDQDLLFESAFLELFVLRLAYRSNPAEGKLIFCNGAVLHRLQCVRGFGEWIDSIVEFSSNLQSMNIDISAFSCIAALAMVTERHGLKEPKRVEELQNKIVNCLKDHVTFNNGGLNRPNYLSKLLGKLPELRTLCTQGLQRIFYLKLEDLVPPPAIIDKLFLDTLPF; this is encoded by the exons ATGGACAACTACAACTCCAGCTACGACGTCAAGCCACCTTGCTTGTACCAAATGCCCATCTCTGGCCAGCAGTCTTCAATAAAAGTTGAAGATATTCAGATGCACAGCTACCAGCAGCACAGTCACCTGGCACCCCAGTCCGAGGAGATGATACCACATTCGGGCTCAGTCTACTACAAACCCTCTTCACCCCCAACTTCTAACACCCCAGGTTTCCCTGTCCAACACAGTCCAATGTGGGATGACCCTGGATCCCTCCACAGCTTCCATCAGAACTATGTTGCTACCACCCACATGATTGATCAGAGGAAAGGTCCTATGTCCAGACTCTCGTTGTTCTCCTTCAAGCAGTCTCCTCCTGGGACACCAGTGTCTAGTTGCCAAATGAGATTCGATGGGCACCATGTATCTATGAACCCTGAGGCGTCAGGAGCCCACCATTTGGTGGATGGTCAGACTTTTGCCGTCCCTAACCCCATCAGAAAACAAGCAGCAATGGGTTTTCCTGGACTCCAACTTGGCCACGCGTCCCAACTCATTGACAGCCAGGTCCCCTCACCCCCTTCCAGAGGTTCCCCATCAAACGAGGGGCTTTGTGCGGTCTGTGGGGACAATGCTGCTTGCCAGCACTATGGAGTTCGTACTTGTGAAGGGTGCAAAGGATTTTTCAAG CGCACGGTCCAGAAAAATGCGAAATATGTTTGTTTAGCAAATAAAAACTGTCCGGTTGACAAACGACGTAGAAATAGGTGTCAGTATTGTCGCTTCCAGAAGTGCCTTGCAGTTGGAATGGTCAAAGAAG TGGTTCGCACTGACAGCTTGAAAGGTCGAAGGGGTCGCTTGCCATCCAAGCCCAAGAGTCCCCAGGAGCCGTCGCCCCCCAGCCCCCCGGTGAGTCTGATCAGTGCCCTAGTGAGAGCCCACGTCGATTCCAACCCGGCAATGAGCAGCCTGGACTATTCCAGG TTTCAAGCTAACCCAGAGTTCCAGATTAATGGCGATGACACTCAACACATACAGCAGTTTTACGATCTATTGACTGGATCCATGGAGATCATCAGAGGCTGGGCTGAGAAGATCCCAGGGTTTTCTGAGTTGCACAAACAGGATCAAGACCTCCTCTTTGAGTCTGCCTTCCTGGAACTCTTCGTCTTGCGGTTAGCCTACAG GTCTAACCCAGCTGAGGGCAAGCTCATCTTCTGTAATGGGGCGGTCTTGCACAGGTTGCAATGCGTACGTGGCTTCGGGGAATGGATTGACTCTATTGTTGAATTTTCGTCCAATCTGCAAAGTATGAACATTGACATTTCGGCGTTTTCCTGTATTGCTGCTCTGGCCATGGTCACAG AGAGACATGGACTTAAAGAACCAAAGCGAGTAGAGGAACTGCAAAATAAGATTGTAAACTGCCTAAAGGACCATGTTACATTCAATAACGGGGGACTAAATCGCCCAAACTACCTTTCCAAACTTCTAGGAAAACTCCCAGAGCTTCGCACGCTTTGCACGCAAGGCCTccagcgcattttctacctaaaatTGGAGGATTTGGTACCACCACCTGCTATCATTGATAAGCTCTTTTTGGACACATTGCCTTTTTAA